The Panthera tigris isolate Pti1 chromosome F3, P.tigris_Pti1_mat1.1, whole genome shotgun sequence genome includes a window with the following:
- the NUCKS1 gene encoding nuclear ubiquitous casein and cyclin-dependent kinase substrate 1 isoform X2, which translates to MSRPVRNRKVVDYSQFQESDDADEDYGRDSGPPAKKIRSSPREAKNKRRSGKNSQEDSEDSEEKDVKTKKEDSHSAEDSEDEKEDHKNVRQQRQAASKAASKQREMLMEDVGSEEEQEEEDEAPFQEKDSGSDEDFLMEDDDDSDYGSSKKKNKKMVKKSKPERKEKKMPKPRLKATVTPSPVKGKGKVGRPTASKASKEKTPSPKEEDEEPESPPEKKPSASPPPEKSGDEGSEDEAQSGED; encoded by the exons ATGTCTCGGCCTGTCAG AAATAGAAAGGTGGTTGATTATTCACAGTTTCAGGAATCTGATGATGCTG ATGAAGATTATGGAAGAGATTCAGGGCCTCCAGCTAAGAAAATTCGGTCATCTCCCCGAGAAGCTAAAAATAAGAGGCGATCTGGAAAGAATTCACAGGAAGATAG TGAGGACTCCGAAGAGAAAGATGTGAAGACCAAGAAGGAGGATTCTCACTCAGCAG AGGACAgtgaagatgaaaaagaagatCATAAAAATGTGCGCCAGCAACGGCAGGCAGCCTCTAAAGCAGCTTCCAAACAGAGAGAGATGCTCATGGAGGACGTGGGCAgcgaagaagaacaagaagaggaagatgaggcGCCGTTCCAAGAGA aAGATTCCGGCAGCGATGAAGATTTCCTCAtggaagatgatgatgatagtgactATGGcagttcaaaaaagaaaaacaaaaagatggttAAGAAGTCCAAacctgagagaaaagaaaagaaaatgcccaaACCCAGGCTAAAGGCTACAG tgacTCCAAGCCCTGTGAAAGGCAAAGGGAAGGTGGGTCGCCCCACAGCTTCCAaggcatcaaaggaaaagactccTTCTCCCAAAGAAGAAGACGAGGAACCAGAAAGCCCTCCAGAAAAGAAACCCTCTGCCAGCCCTCCACCTGAGAAATCTGGGGATGAAGGGTCTGAAGATGAAGCCCAGTCTGGGGAGGATTAA
- the NUCKS1 gene encoding nuclear ubiquitous casein and cyclin-dependent kinase substrate 1 isoform X1: MIFIRVSSFYRNRKVVDYSQFQESDDADEDYGRDSGPPAKKIRSSPREAKNKRRSGKNSQEDSEDSEEKDVKTKKEDSHSAEDSEDEKEDHKNVRQQRQAASKAASKQREMLMEDVGSEEEQEEEDEAPFQEKDSGSDEDFLMEDDDDSDYGSSKKKNKKMVKKSKPERKEKKMPKPRLKATVTPSPVKGKGKVGRPTASKASKEKTPSPKEEDEEPESPPEKKPSASPPPEKSGDEGSEDEAQSGED, encoded by the exons ATGATCTTCATTAGAGTCTCTTCTTTCTACAGAAATAGAAAGGTGGTTGATTATTCACAGTTTCAGGAATCTGATGATGCTG ATGAAGATTATGGAAGAGATTCAGGGCCTCCAGCTAAGAAAATTCGGTCATCTCCCCGAGAAGCTAAAAATAAGAGGCGATCTGGAAAGAATTCACAGGAAGATAG TGAGGACTCCGAAGAGAAAGATGTGAAGACCAAGAAGGAGGATTCTCACTCAGCAG AGGACAgtgaagatgaaaaagaagatCATAAAAATGTGCGCCAGCAACGGCAGGCAGCCTCTAAAGCAGCTTCCAAACAGAGAGAGATGCTCATGGAGGACGTGGGCAgcgaagaagaacaagaagaggaagatgaggcGCCGTTCCAAGAGA aAGATTCCGGCAGCGATGAAGATTTCCTCAtggaagatgatgatgatagtgactATGGcagttcaaaaaagaaaaacaaaaagatggttAAGAAGTCCAAacctgagagaaaagaaaagaaaatgcccaaACCCAGGCTAAAGGCTACAG tgacTCCAAGCCCTGTGAAAGGCAAAGGGAAGGTGGGTCGCCCCACAGCTTCCAaggcatcaaaggaaaagactccTTCTCCCAAAGAAGAAGACGAGGAACCAGAAAGCCCTCCAGAAAAGAAACCCTCTGCCAGCCCTCCACCTGAGAAATCTGGGGATGAAGGGTCTGAAGATGAAGCCCAGTCTGGGGAGGATTAA